In a single window of the Cuculus canorus isolate bCucCan1 chromosome 25, bCucCan1.pri, whole genome shotgun sequence genome:
- the SDR39U1 gene encoding epimerase family protein SDR39U1 isoform X2, which translates to MRVLLGGGSGFVGSALTQLLRSRGHGVTLVSRQGGQDRITWEELSHSGLPLCDAVVNLAGENVLNPFRRWDDTFCREVFSSRIETTKTFAKAIAEAQQPPRAWVLVTGVGVVLGRGGGAISQMLWPFRLGLGGPLGSGLQPFPWIHIQDLAGIVCHALESESLQGILNGVSPSSNATSNGTFARELAAALGRPALLPVPAWAVRAVFGAERASMLLEGQKVVPKRTLESGYKFLFPELSGALKDIVA; encoded by the exons ATGCGGGTGCTGTTGG GAGGGGGAAGTGGCTTTGTGGGCTCAGCCTTGACCCAACTGCTGCGGAGCCGTGGGCATGGAGTCACACTTGTCTCCCGGCAAGGGGGCCAGGACCGGATCACCTGG GAAGAGTTGTCTCACTCTGGACTGCCTCTGTGCGATGCCGTGGTGAACCTGGCTGGTGAAAATGTCCTCAACCCATTCCGCAG GTGGGATGATACCTTCTGCAGGGAAGTCTTCAGCAGCCGGATTGAGACCACCAAGACCTTTGCCAAAGCCATTGCTGAGGCTCAACAGCCCCCCCGTGCTTGGGTCCTCGTCACCGGCGTAG GGGTGGTGCTGGGCCGAGGTGGTGGTGCAATCTCTCAGATGCTCTGGCCATTCCGTCTGGGACTAGGAGGCCCCTTGGGCTCTGGACTCCAGCCCTTCCCATGGATCCACATTCAGGACCTGGCTGGTATAGTGTGTCATGCCCTGGAAAGCGAGTCCCTGCAGGGTATCCTCAATGGTGTCTCTCCATCCTCTAATGCCACCTCCAATGGCACCTTCGCTCGGGAGCTCGCTGCCGCCCTGGGGCGCCCAGCCCTGCTGCCGGTGCCTGCCTGGGCTGTACGTGCAGTCTTCGGTGCAGAGCGGGCCTCCATGCTCTTGGAGGGCCAGAAGGTGGTGCCAAAACGCACCCTGGAGAGCGGCTACAAATTCCTCTTCCCTGAGCTGTCTGGAGCTCTGAAGGACATTGTGGCTTGA
- the SDR39U1 gene encoding epimerase family protein SDR39U1 isoform X1, with the protein MRVLLGGGSGFVGSALTQLLRSRGHGVTLVSRQGGQDRITWEELSHSGLPLCDAVVNLAGENVLNPFRRWDDTFCREVFSSRIETTKTFAKAIAEAQQPPRAWVLVTGVGYYRPSPTAEYTEDSSGGDFDFFSRLVSSWEAAALIPGSPTRGVIVRSGVVLGRGGGAISQMLWPFRLGLGGPLGSGLQPFPWIHIQDLAGIVCHALESESLQGILNGVSPSSNATSNGTFARELAAALGRPALLPVPAWAVRAVFGAERASMLLEGQKVVPKRTLESGYKFLFPELSGALKDIVA; encoded by the exons ATGCGGGTGCTGTTGG GAGGGGGAAGTGGCTTTGTGGGCTCAGCCTTGACCCAACTGCTGCGGAGCCGTGGGCATGGAGTCACACTTGTCTCCCGGCAAGGGGGCCAGGACCGGATCACCTGG GAAGAGTTGTCTCACTCTGGACTGCCTCTGTGCGATGCCGTGGTGAACCTGGCTGGTGAAAATGTCCTCAACCCATTCCGCAG GTGGGATGATACCTTCTGCAGGGAAGTCTTCAGCAGCCGGATTGAGACCACCAAGACCTTTGCCAAAGCCATTGCTGAGGCTCAACAGCCCCCCCGTGCTTGGGTCCTCGTCACCGGCGTAG GCTATTACCGCCCTAGCCCCACAGCTGAGTACACCGAGGACAGTTCTGGGGGTGATTTTGACTTCTTCTCACGCTTGGTGAGCTCCTGGGAGGCTGCAGCTCTCATCCCTGGGAGCCCAACTCGTGGTGTTATAGTGAGATCTG GGGTGGTGCTGGGCCGAGGTGGTGGTGCAATCTCTCAGATGCTCTGGCCATTCCGTCTGGGACTAGGAGGCCCCTTGGGCTCTGGACTCCAGCCCTTCCCATGGATCCACATTCAGGACCTGGCTGGTATAGTGTGTCATGCCCTGGAAAGCGAGTCCCTGCAGGGTATCCTCAATGGTGTCTCTCCATCCTCTAATGCCACCTCCAATGGCACCTTCGCTCGGGAGCTCGCTGCCGCCCTGGGGCGCCCAGCCCTGCTGCCGGTGCCTGCCTGGGCTGTACGTGCAGTCTTCGGTGCAGAGCGGGCCTCCATGCTCTTGGAGGGCCAGAAGGTGGTGCCAAAACGCACCCTGGAGAGCGGCTACAAATTCCTCTTCCCTGAGCTGTCTGGAGCTCTGAAGGACATTGTGGCTTGA
- the LOC104067504 gene encoding olfactory receptor 4N5 encodes MIPVCFPRFCRAGMEQKNSTVVTEFVLVGLSQNHKIQMILFFFFLLFYMTVLPGNILIILTVWGDSQLGSPMYLFLANLAFLDICYSSVTPPKMLADFFTHHKTISYSACMAQLFFLHFLGAAEVLLLLVMAYDRYVAICKPLCYTSLVNRRVCCSLVGATWGGGLIHGIILLAFSIHLPLCGPNTLDNFFCDVHQLVKLACANTYTVELLMFLNNEVLIITCFTLLLISYTVLLLKFWTQPSKAKNKVASTCISHIIVVFVMCGPAMYIYALPFQAAPMEKVIAVFHTVIFPLTNPMIYTLRNKEIKASMRKLVSKHIFFCVEN; translated from the coding sequence ATGATTCCTGTCTGTTTTCCCAGGTTCTGCAGAGCGGGTATGGAGCAAAAGAACTCTACAGTAGTGACAGAGTTTGTTCTGGTGGGATTGTCCCAAAATCACAAAATCCAGATgattctcttcttcttcttcctgctcttctaTATGACTGTTCTGCCAGGCAATATCCTTATAATCCTCACAGTATGGGGGGACTCCCAACTTGGATCACCCATGTATCTTTTCCTGGCCAATCTGGCATTCTTGGACATCTGCTACTCTTCTGTAACCCCACCCAAAATGTTGGCTGACTTTTTCACGCACCATAAGACCATCTCCTATAGTGCCTGCATGGCTCAGCTGTTCTTTCTTCACTTcctgggagcagctgaagttCTCCTGCTCCTGGTCATGGCCTATGACCGTTATGTAGCCATTTGCAAGCCTCTTTGCTACACCAGTCTTGTCAACAGGAGGGTATGTTGTAGCCTGGTTGGAGCTACATGGGGCGGGGGCTTAATCCATGGCATCATTCTACTCGCTTTCAGCATCCACCTGCCCTTATGTGGTCCCAACACCCTGGACAatttcttctgtgatgtccATCAGCTGGTCAAGTTGGCCTGTGCCAACACTTACACAGTGGAGCTTTTGATGTTCCTCAACAATGAAGTTCTTATCATTACATGCTTTACACTTCTCCTAATCTCCTACACTGTCCTGTTGCTAAAGTTCTGGACACAGCCCTCCAAGGCAAAGAATAAAGTAGCCTCCACTTGTATTTCTCACATCATTGTGGTGTTTGTCATGTGTGGCCCAGCCATGTATATCTACGCTTTACCCTTCCAAGCTGCTCCAATGGAAAAAGTTATTGCTGTTTTCCATACAGTCATCTTCCCCCTGACTAACCCCATGATCTATACCTTGCGTAACAAGGAGATCAAAGCCTCGATGCGGAAGCTGGTCAgcaaacacatatttttttgtgtggaaaattaa
- the LOC104067503 gene encoding olfactory receptor 4D1, with product MEPQNATNPVTEFVLLGFNHSLKIQQLLFMVFFIVYLMTCLENITILTTVITDYHLHTPMYFFLANLAFTDITESSVNIPVLLSGLLSQHKTVPFKDCILHMFLFHFIGGAHIFLLAVMAADRYVAIHKPLQYSTIMNHEVCVGLVAGSWAGGFIHSATQIALLLPLPYCGPNTLDHFHCDVLQVVKVACANTYLTELLMVSNGGLLLGVIFVLLLISYTVILVKIRGQVTEGKHKALSTCIVQVMAISITFIPGIFIYARPFKTFKLDKVASLFFTVFVPVLNPLVYTLRNTEMKRAIRRLFSRVIRDSSLI from the coding sequence ATGGAGCCACAGAATGCAACCAATCCTGTGACGGAATTTGTCCTCCTGGGCTTCAACCACAGTCTTAAGATTCAACAATTACTCTTCATGGTCTTCTTCATTGTCTACTTGATGACCTGCTTGGAAAACATCACCATCCTCACCACTGTTATCACAGACTACCATTTGCACACACCCATGTACTTCTTTCTGGCCAACTTAGCCTTCACAGATATAACCGAATCCTCAGTAAATATTCCTGTTCTATTGTCaggtctcctctcccagcatAAAACTGTTCCATTCAAGGACTGCATTCTTCACATGTTTTTGTTCCACTTCATCGGTGGTGCTCACATCTTCCTTCTTGCAGTGATGGCAGCTGATCGATATGTCGCTATCCATAAGCCCTTGCAGTACTCGACAATCATGAACCATGAAGTGTGTGTAGGTCTAGTGGCAGGGTCGTGGGCAGGTGGATTCATTCACTCCGCAACACAGATtgctctgcttctccctttACCTTACTGTGGTCCTAACACCCTGGACCATTTCCACTGCGATGTTCTACAAGTAGTGAAAGTGGCCTGCGCTAACACCTACCTGACTGAGCTGCTGATGGTCTCAAATGGTGGACTGCTCCTTGGAGTAATTTTTGTCTTGCTCCTCATTTCATACACTGTCATTTTAGTCAAGATACGGGGACAAGTCACCGAAGGAAAGCACAAAGCTTTGTCTACCTGCATAGTCCAGGTAATGGCAATAAGCATCACGTTCATTCCAGGGATATTCATCTATGCTCGGCCCTTCAAGACATTTAAACTGGACAAAGTAGCCTCCCTCTTCTTCACTGTGTTTGTTCCAGTGCTGAATCCTCTGGTTTACACCctgagaaatactgaaatgaaaagggCCATCAGGAGGCTTTTTTCTAGGGTCATAAGAGATTCTTCCTTGATTTAA
- the LOC104067502 gene encoding olfactory receptor 10A7, whose translation MEMTEGPESGNHTLLTGFILSGLSSHPELQHLLFFTFSFVYTITTIGNLLIFMITGHSTLHTPMYFFLRVLSFLDISTASVVVPKMLVNFLAGDRSISYTGCITQLFSVVVLAATEWYLLAAMAYDRYVAICNPLRYATIMNSRVCRSLVLLSCCSGSIVSVVQTAWVFTLPFCEPKQINYFFCDIPPLIMLSCTDTSLYEKQIIMTTVLVIFTPFCLILVSYACILSSILRISSAEGRHKTFSTCSSHLIVVTLYCGSGTLIYLQPKASYYQDAKKVLALIYTTVVPTLNPLIYSLRNKEVKEVLIRMMGELRKKSTSA comes from the coding sequence ATGGAGATGACAGAGGGACCAGAATCAGGAAACCACACTCTGCTGACTGGATTCATCCTCTCTGGATTGTCCAGCCACCCAGAATTGCAGCACTTGTTGTTCTTCACATTCTCCTTCGTTTACACCATCACCACCATTGGGAACCTTCTCATCTTCATGATCACAGGGCACTCTACCCTCCACACacccatgtacttcttccttcGGGTCCTGTCCTTCCTGGATATTTCCACAGCATCCGTCGTTGTTCCCAAGATGTTGGTGAACTTCCTGGCAGGGGACAGGAGCATTTCCTACACGGGCTGTATCACGCAGCTTTTCTCTGTGGTTGTCTTAGCAGCCACCGAGTGGTACCTTTTGGCAGCCATGGCCTATGACCGGTACGTGGCCATATGCAACCCCCTGAGATACGCAACGATAATGAACAGTAGGGTTTGTCGTTCCTTGGTCCTGCTGTCATGCTGCAGCGGTAGCATCGTCTCTGTGGTGCAGACAGCCTGGGTGTTCACGTTGCCGTTCTGTGAGCCCAAGCAGATTAATTACTTCTTCTGTGATATTCCCCCCCTCATCATGCTCTCCTGCACTGACACCTCTCTCTATGAAAAGCAGATCATTATGACCACAGTGCTGGTCATCTTTACACCATTTTGTCTCATCCTGGTGTCCTATGCCTGCATCCTCTCCAGCATCCTGAGGATTTCTTCTGCAGAGGGCAGACATAAGACCTTCTCCACCTGCTCCTCCCACCTCATTGTTGTGACACTGTACTGTGGCAGTGGGACCTTGATTTACTTACAGCCCAAAGCAAGTTACTATCAAGACGCTAAGAAAGTCCTGGCTCTCATATACACAACTGTAGTTCCCACGTTAAACCCCTTGATTTATAGCCTGAGAAATAAAGAAGTGAAAGAAGTACTGATCAGAATGATGGGTGAGCTGAGGAAGAAATCCACTTCTGCTTGA
- the LOC104067501 gene encoding olfactory receptor 6C4-like — MNQTTVVEFILLGLTNNHFLEIILFAILLVVFLLILLGNITVITITMVDQSFNIPMYFFLRNFSFVEICFTSTFMPWTLYSLLTGTKAISFSGCFLQLALFFILGICTFLHVALMSFDRYVAICHPLHYVTFMSNRFCLQLVLSCWVMSIFLMLSPLKIILHLPFCGPNVINHFYCDIAPLLQLSCTDTDLIEKLALALSVVILLGTLSVSAFSYTCIIYTVIRIQSSTNRRKAFSTCSSHLFLVTVLYSSSIYRYIRPSQQGGRDLDKVVSFLYCVITQLCNPYIYTLKNEQVKRALKEWVARRFVGSGDTVKPQSSKSI; from the coding sequence atGAATCAAACAACAGTGGTGGAGTTCATTCTCTTGGGACTCACTAACAATCACTTTTTGGAGATCATTTTATTTGCCATTCTCCTCGTTGTCTTCCTCCTAATCCTCCTTGGAAACATCACTGTCATCACCATCACAATGGTGGACCAATCCTTTAACATTcccatgtatttctttcttaggAATTTTTCGTTTGTGGAAATCTGCTTCACATCTACCTTCATGCCATGGACACTCTACAGCCTCCTCACGGGAACAAAggcaatttctttctctgggTGTTTCCTTCAGTTAGCCCTCTTCTTCATCCTGGGTATCTGCACTTTCCTCCACGTAGCTCTCATGTCCTTTGACCGCTACGTGGCCATCTGCCACCCTTTGCATTATGTCACCTTCATGAGCAATAGGTTTTGTCTCCagctggtgctgagctgctgggtgATGAGTATCTTCTTGATGCTTTCCCCACTGAAAATCATACTCCATTTGCCATTCTGTGGGCCCAATGTCATCAACCACTTCTACTGTGATATAGCACCGCTGCTCCAGCTGTCCTGCACGGACACAGACCTCATTGAGAAACTCGCGCTAGCGCTAAGTGTTGTAATATTACTCGGCACCTTATCAGTATCTGCTTTTTCCTACACCTGCATCATCTACACTGTCATACGCATCCAGTCTTCAACAAACAGGCGAAAAGCCTTTTCTACTTGCTCTTCTCACCTCTTTCTGGTCACTGTTTTGTACAGCAGCTCCATCTACAGGTACATCCGACCAAGTCAGCAGGGTGGGAGAGATCTTGACAAAGTtgtgtctttcctgtactgtgTGATTACTCAGCTGTGCAACCCTTACATCTACACCCTTAAAAATGAACAAGTCAAGCGGGCCTTGAAGGAGTGGGTGGCGAGACGTTTTGTAGGCTCTGGTGATACTGTGAAACCACAAAGCAGTAAGAGCATATGA